GTCCTGGGCCAGAGCCTTGCCTTCCCCGGAAGacacctctctctccccctccagGTCCACCTTGTTTCCCACCAGGATCATGGGCACCCTCTCGTACCTCTTCACCCGGATGATCTGATCCCTCATGGGCTTGATGTCCTGGAAGCTCTGCTGGTTCACCAGGCTGTAAACCAAAATAAAACCCTGCCCGTTTTTGATGTACAGATCTCTCATGGAGGCGAACTGCTCGGTCCCTGCCGTGTCCAGGATCTCCAACACGGACGGGGACGAGTCCACCTCGATCTCCTTCCTGTAGAAGTCCTCTATCGTGGGGTCGTATTTCTCGATGAAGGACCCCGTCACGAACTGAACCGTCAGCGCGGATTTCCCCACTCCACCCGATCCCAAAACAACCACTTTGTACTCCCTCATGGTTTGttttgaggaggaaaaaaaaagggtaGACACCTCCTTTTTTCCGCGACGAAGCCTCCGGTTCCTCTCTCTCCCACCCGCTGACCAGC
The DNA window shown above is from Sphaeramia orbicularis chromosome 17, fSphaOr1.1, whole genome shotgun sequence and carries:
- the LOC115436915 gene encoding ras-related protein Rap-2b-like, with translation MREYKVVVLGSGGVGKSALTVQFVTGSFIEKYDPTIEDFYRKEIEVDSSPSVLEILDTAGTEQFASMRDLYIKNGQGFILVYSLVNQQSFQDIKPMRDQIIRVKRYERVPMILVGNKVDLEGEREVSSGEGKALAQDWNCPFMETSAKNKGSVDELFAEIVRQMNYSTVPSGGDQCCSCILL